From a single Theropithecus gelada isolate Dixy chromosome 10, Tgel_1.0, whole genome shotgun sequence genomic region:
- the SF3A1 gene encoding splicing factor 3A subunit 1: MPAGPVQAVPPPPPVATEPKQPTEEEASSKEDSAPSKPVVGIIYPPPEVRNIVDKTASFVARNGPEFEARIRQNEINNPKFNFLNPNDPYHAYYRHKVSEFKEGKAQEPSAAIPKVMQQQQQATQQQLPQKVQAQVIQETIVPKEPPPEFEFIADPPSISAFDLDVVKLTAQFVARNGRQFLTQLMQKEQRNYQFDFLRPQHSLFNYFTKLVEQYTKILIPPKGLFSKLKKEAENPREVLDQVCYRVEWAKFQERERKKEEEEKEKERVAYAQIDWHDFVVVETVDFQPNEQGNFPPPTTPEELGARILIQERYEKFGESEEVEMEVESDEEDDKQEKAEEPPSQLDQDTQVQDMDEGSDDEEEGQKVPPPPETPMPPPLPPTPDQVIVRKDYDPKASKPLPPAPAPDEYLVSPITGEKIPASKMQEHMRIGLLDPRWLEQRDRSIREKQSDDEVYAPGLDIESSLKQLAERRTDIFGVEETAIGKKIGEEEIQKPEEKVTWDGHSGSMARTQQAAQANITLQEQIEAIHKAKGLVPEDDTKEKIGPSKPNEIPQQPPPPSSATNIPSSAPPITSVPRPPTMPPPVRTTVVSAVPVMPRPPMASVVRLPPGSVIAPMPPIIHAPRINVVPMPPSAPPIMAPRPPPMIVPTAFVPAPPVAPVPAPAPMPPVHPPPPMEDEPTSKKLKTEDSLMPEEEFLRRNKGPVSIKVQVPNMQDKTEWKLNGQVLVFTLPLTDQVSVIKVKIHEATGMPAGKQKLQYEGIFIKDSNSLAYYNMANGAVIHLALKERGGRKK, encoded by the exons ATGCCGGCCGGACCCGTGCAGGCGGTGCCCCCGCCGCCGCCCGTGGCCACCGAGCCCAAACAG CCCACAGAAGAAGAAGCATCTTCAAAGGAGGATTCTGCACCTTCTAAGCCAGTTGTGGGGATTATTTACCCTCCTCCAGAGGTCAGAAATATTGTTGACAAGACTGCCAGCTTTGTGGCCAG AAATGGGCCTGAATTTGAAGCTAGGATCCGACAGAACGAGATCAACAACCCCAAGTTCAACTTTCTGAACCCCAATGACCCTTACCATGCCTATTACCGCCACAAGGTCAGCGAGTTCAAGGAGGGGAAGGCTCAGGAGCCGTCAGCTGCTATCCCCAAAGtcatgcagcagcagcagcaggccaCCCAGCAGCAGCTGCCCCAGAAG GTCCAAGCCCAAGTAATCCAAGAGACCATCGTGCCCAAAGAGCCTCCTCCTGAGTTTGAGTTTATTGCTGATCCCCCCTCCATCTCAGCCTTCGACCTGGATGTGGTGAAGCTGACGGCTCAGTTTGTGGCCAGGAATGGGCGCCAGTTTCTGACCCAGCTGATGCAGAAAGAGCAGCGCAACTACCAGTTTGACTTTCTCCGCCCACAGCACAGCCTCTTTAACTACTTCACGAAGCTAGTGGAGCAGTACACCAAG ATCTTGATTCCACCCAAAGGTTTATTTTCAAAGCTCAAGAAAGAGGCTGAAAACCCCCGAGAAGTTTTGGATCAG GTGTGTTACCGAGTGGAATGGGCCAAATTCCAGGAACgtgagaggaagaaggaagaagaggagaaggagaaggagcgGGTGGCCTATGCTCAGATTGACTGGCATGATTTTGTGGTGGTGGAAACAGTGGACTTCCAACCCAATGAGCAAG GGAACTTCCCTCCCCCCACCACGCCGGAGGAGCTGGGGGCCCGAATCCTCATTCAGGAGCGCTATGAGAAGTTTGGGGAGAGTGAGGAAGTTGAGATGGAGGTCGAGTCTGATGAGGAGGATGACAAACAGGAGAAGGCAGAGGAACCTCCTTCCCAGCTGGACCAGGACACCCAAGTACAAGACATGGATGAG GGTTCAGATGATGAAGAAGAAGGGCAGAAAGTACCCCCACCCCCAGAGACGCCCATGCCTCCACCTCTGCCCCCAACTCCAGACCAAGTCATTGTCCGCAAGGACTATGATCCCAAAG CCTCCAAGCCCTTGCCTCCAGCCCCTGCTCCAGATGAGTATCTTGTGTCCCCCATTACTGGTGAGAAGATCCCTGCCAGCAAAATGCAAGAACACATGCGCATTGGACTTCTTGACCCTCGCTGGCTGGAGCAGCGGGATCGCTCCATCCGTGAGAAGCAGAGTGATGACGAGGTGTACGCACCAG GTCTGGATATTGAGAGCAGCTTGAAGCAGTTGGCTGAGCGGCGTACTGACATCTTTGGTGTAGAGGAAACAGCCATTGGTAAGAAGATCGGTGAGGAGGAGATCCAGAAGCCAGAGGAAAAG GTGACCTGGGATGGCCACTCAGGCAGCATGGCCCGGACCCAGCAGGCTGCCCAGGCCAACATCACCCTCCAGGAGCAGATTGAGGCCATTCACAAAGCCAAAGGCCTGGTGCCAGAGGATGACACCAAAGAGAAGATTGGCCCCAGCAAGCCCAATGAAATCCCTCAACAGCCACCGCCACCATCTTCAGCCACCAACATCCCCAGCTCGGCCCCACCCATCACTTCAGTGCCCCGACCACCCACA ATGCCACCTCCAGTTCGTACTACAGTTGTCTCTGCAGTACCTGTCATGCCCCGGCCCCCAATGGCATCTGTGGTTCGGCTGCCCCCAGGCTCAGTGATCGCCCCCATGCCGCCCATCATCCACGCGCCCAGAATCAACGTGGTGCCCATGCCTCCCTCGGCCCCTCCTATCATGGCCCCCCGCCCACCCCCTATGATTGTGCCAACAG CCTTTGTGCCTGCTCCACCTGTGGCACCTGTCCCAGCTCCAGCCCCAATGCCCCCTGTTCATCCCCCACCTCCCATGGAAGATGAGCCTACCTCCAAAAAACTGAAGACAGAAGATAGCCTCATGCCAGAGGAGGAGTTCCTGCGCAGAAACAAG GGTCCAGTGTCCATCAAAGTCCAGGTGCCCAACATGCAGGATAAGACAGAATGGAAACTGAATGGGCAGGTGCTGGTCTTCACTCTCCCGCTCACGGACCAG GTCTCTGTCATTAAGGTGAAGATTCATGAAGCCACAGGCATGCCTGCAGGGAAACAGAAGCTACAGTATGAG GGTATCTTCATCAAAGATTCCAACTCACTGGCCTACTACAACATGGCCAATGGCGCAGTCATCCACCTGGCCCTCAAGGAGAGAGGCGGGAGGAAGAAGTAG